Proteins from a single region of Gossypium arboreum isolate Shixiya-1 chromosome 1, ASM2569848v2, whole genome shotgun sequence:
- the LOC108483090 gene encoding protein NBR1 homolog: MESNLVIKVKYGNTLRRFNARIVDGERLDLNMTGLRAKIMGLFNFPFDTELTLTYIDEDGDIVTLVDDDDLCDVMRQRLKFLRINVQLNNDKLNKPYTRSSGGSTPLRSPSVQPPLPSFNTASADALNSVPVPLRDALTEVFSKLSVEVASKASSASPLLGDLLESLSKMGQSYLSPASQPGVGADSGIPVGSSESPSGPSAPTGVLPKFTAVDSSFKTGKEANTENAADGVDVPAVSDPAAVDLNADPLYDANLTGYTTMPSGPSASNICAHNDKKNTKENNGRNKGKSVSMDASTPFFDTTRKDYPSNECPFSGVPVANGPTVPPFSYHPFSPSKRSFVSTDGNVLFGTFHKGVQCDGCGVLPITGPRFKSKVKDNYDLCSICFSKMGNEADYIRMDKPMHYRHPWCFRASNDHVPRVGPALPHVLRNRVLKLSRPKRESHFILDVNVLDGTVMAPSTPFTKIWRMRNNGTLPWYRGMQLVWIGGDKLTNAISVDIDIPAEGVPLDGDLDIAVDFTAPELPGRYVSYWRMASESGIKFGQRVWVLIHVDASLKDSNCDNLQGFNLNLPPEGSGQKDSHIADMNADFVTELCSSGAGPVPVKHMVTEQSTKEQTVNNSDVPDPVPTSSFVSYPIIDQGVVVPVSQPPIQSSSEAYPISDQGFSVPAVPQTPSSSVSYPIIDFSEAAPVGPSQVPHPAISVQAPSQGESENVVEQSLLKELEDMGFKQVDLNKDILRRNEYDLEKSVDDLCGVAEWDPILEELQEMGFCDAETNKKLLKKNNGSIKGVVMDLLTGEGA; the protein is encoded by the exons ATGGAATCTAATCTCGTTATCAAG GTTAAGTATGGAAATACTCTAAGGCGTTTCAATGCTCGAATTGTTGATGGTGAACGCCTGGATCTTAATATGACTGGACTAAGGGCAAAAATTATGGGGCTTTTCAATTTTCCTTTTGATACTGAACTTACTCTGACATATATTGATGAAGATGGGGATATTGTTACCcttgttgatgatgatgatttgtGTGATGTGATGAGGCAACGCCTTAAATTCTTGAGGATTAATGTGCAACTAAATAATGACAAGCTCAATAAACCTTACACAAGATCAAGTGGTGGTTCTACTCCCTTGAGATCCCCATCTGTTCAGCCTCCGTTGCCAAGCTTTAATACTGCTTCTGCTGATGCACTGAATTCTGTACCAGTGCCTCTTCGTGATGCTCTAACTGAAGTTTTCTCAAAGCTTTCCGTAGAAGTTGCTTCGAAAGCTTCATCTGCCAGTCCATTGTTGGGTGATCTTTTGGAGTCCTTGTCTAAGATGGGACAATCCTACTTGAGTCCTGCTTCCCAACCTGGAGTTGGTGCTGATTCTGGCATTCCTGTTGGATCTTCTGAGAGCCCTTCTGGACCATCTGCTCCAACTGGTGTTTTACCAAAATTTACAGCTGTTGATTCAAGCTTCAAGACTGGCAAGGAAGCCAACACTGAAAACGCAGCAGATGGTGTGGATGTACCTGCTGTTTCTGATCCAGCTGCTGTTGATTTGAATGCTGACCCTCTTTATGATGCCAACCTTACTGGATATACTACCATGCCCTCTGGACCATCTGCATCGAACATTTGTGCTCATAATGACAAGAAAAACACAAAGGAGAACAATGGACGTAACAAGGGGAAGAGTGTGAGCATGGATGCATCAACTCCCTTCTTTGATACTACAAGGAAAGATTATCCTTCAAATGAATGTCCCTTCAGTGGAGTGCCTGTAGCAAATGGCCCTACTGTGCCTCCGTTTTCATACCATCCCTTCAGTCCAAGTAAAAGGAGCTTTGTATCGACTGATGGAAATGTCTTGTTTGGTACATTCCACAAGGGAGTTCAGTGTGATGGTTGTGGGGTTCTTCCCATTACTGGACCTCGGTTCAAGTCTAAAGT AAAAGACAACTATGATCTCTGCAGCATCTGCTTTTCTAAAATGGGAAATGAAGCTGATTATATAAGAATGGACAAGCCTATGCATTACCGGCATCCATGGTGTTTCAGGGCATCAAATGATCAT GTTCCAAGAGTTGGCCCAGCACTCCCTCATGTCTTGAGGAATCGTGTACTAAAGTTGTCTCGGCCTAAACGAGAAAGTCACTTTATCTTGGATGTCAATGTATTGGATGGGACTGTAATGGCTCCATCTACACCATTTACAAAGATCTGGCGAATGCGCAACAATGGTACTCTGCCCTGGTATCGTGGGATGCAACTTGTCTGGATTGGGGGAGACAAGTTAACAAATGCAATCTCGGTTGATATAGAC ATTCCCGCCGAAGGTGTGCCTCTTGATGGGGACCTGGACATTGCTGTTGATTTTACTGCACCAGAGTTGCCTGGTCGGTATGTTTCTTACTGGAGGATGGCATCTGAATCTGGCATTAAGTTTGGACAACGTGTTTGGGTTCTTATCCAT GTCGATGCTTCCCTGAAGGATTCAAATTGTGATAACCTTCAGGGTTTTAACTTGAATTTGCCGCCTGAAGGCAGTGGCCAAAAAGACTCTCACATTGCGGATATGAATGCTGATTTTGTTACTGAGCTTTGTAGCTCTGGTGCAGGCCCCGTGCCAGTGAAGCACATGGTTACTGAACAGTCAACAAAGGAGCAGACAGTAAACAACAGTGATGTCCCAGACCCTGTTCCTACATCCTCATTCGTGAGTTATCCCATCATTGATCAAGGTGTTGTAGTACCTGTTTCCCAACCACCTATACAATCTTCATCTGAGGCATATCCCATCAGTGACCAAGGCTTTTCAGTCCCTGCTGTTCCTCAAACTCCATCTTCATCTGTGTCTTATCCTATCATTGATTTTTCAGAAGCTGCTCCTGTTGGGCCCTCTCAAGTGCCACACCCTGCAATTAGCGTGCAAGCACCTAGTCAAGGGGAGAGTGAAAATGTTGTTGAGCAGTCTCTGCTTAAGGAACTTGAAGATATGGGGTTCAAGCAGGTTGATTTGAACAAGGACATTTTGAGGAGGAATGAATATGATCTGGAGAAGTCTGTTGATGATCTTTGTGGGGTGGCTGAATGGGATCCGATACTTGAGGAGTTGCAGGAAATG GGTTTCTGTGATGCTGAAACGAACAAGAAGCTGCTGAAGAAGAACAACGGAAGCATCAAGGGAGTTGTCATGGATCTGTTAACAGGAGAAGgtgcttaa